One genomic segment of Hydra vulgaris chromosome 14, alternate assembly HydraT2T_AEP includes these proteins:
- the LOC136090909 gene encoding zinc finger MYM-type protein 5-like: protein MSNRTYQSGAAKRKKAAKAREDISKYLPLTSFLLVQKSKPVVSEDVFLCPTSNFVSIDSALLSNKTLEIQQELEPEQEPEPEQEPEPEQESEPAQVPEPVQEPEPAQEPESNQIKTYPNATTKTTQETDPALWHQLSQEAQSFWISNGPSMCQNNDGSFKNLERLSCRQKRYLSKSCFRRELHNGEFVNREWLLYSPSTGSVFCFACTLFSSKHSNFSTTGFDDWKNALKCISGHENGSEHHKNMLTYSSRQRESGQLDSVLLKQLHNEQLYWQNVLKRIVAVVKFLSSRELPFRGNNETIGSE, encoded by the coding sequence aTGTCTAATCGGACTTATCAAAGTGGTGCTGCAAAGAGGAAAAAAGCCGCTAAAGCAAGAGAAGACATTTCAAAATATCTTCCTTTGACATCATTTCTTTTGGTACAAAAGTCAAAGCCTGTTGTGTCCGAAGATGTATTTCTTTGTCCAACTTCAAATTTCGTAAGCATTGATAGTGCTTTGTTGTCAAATAAAACTCTAGAAATTCAACAGGAACTGGAACCAGAACAGGAGCCAGAACCAGAGCAGGAGCCAGAACCAGAGCAAGAGTCAGAACCAGCACAGGTGCCAGAACCAGTACAGGAGCCAGAACCAGCTCAGGAGCCagaatcaaatcaaattaaaacttatccAAACGCAACAACAAAAACTACTCAAGAAACTGATCCAGCATTGTGGCATCAGTTATCCCAAGAAGCTCAATCATTTTGGATTTCTAATGGCCCGTCCATGTGCCAGAACAATGATGGGAGCTTCAAAAATTTGGAAAGGTTGAGTTGCAGACAAAAAAGGTACTTATCAAAATCTTGCTTTAGACGTGAACTACACAATGGCGAATTTGTCAATCGTGAATGGCTATTATACTCACCTTCAACAGGTTCTGTTTTTTGCTTTGCTTGTACCTTATTCTCCAGCAAACACTCTAATTTTTCCACAACTGGATTTGATGACTGGAAAAATGCCTTAAAATGTATATCTGGACACGAGAATGGTTCTGAACATCACAAAAATATGCTTACTTACTCCAGTCGGCAGAGAGAAAGTGGCCAGCTTGACTCTgtattattaaaacagttaCATAACGAACAATTGTACTGGCAAAATGTGCTGAAAAGAATTGTTGCAGTTGTAAAGTTCTTGTCATCAAGAGAATTGCCATTTCGTGGAAACAATGAAACCATTGGTTCAGAGTAA